The Raphanus sativus cultivar WK10039 chromosome 2, ASM80110v3, whole genome shotgun sequence genome includes a region encoding these proteins:
- the LOC108842101 gene encoding uncharacterized protein LOC108842101, whose translation MEGSRNEKKKKQQLEKENTNTQKNKKQLPSVWFSLKKSLHCKTDTSDVHDPSSRRKEIANATLSTKRSTCRSGCSRSIANLKDVIHGSNRHFEKPTTTTCSSPRSIGSGEFLNPITHEVIISNSTSELKITAAGGGDVDSPTGARGFVGTLRPGTPVHYSSSNGSQASRKASSERDRGGVAFKQSRRDYEQSRRDSAVVNGDDSSVSCHKCGEKFSKLEAAEAHHLSKHAVTELVEGDSSRKIVEMICKTSWLKTENQCGRIDRIMKVHNMQKTLARFEEYRDTVKNRASKLQKKHPRCIADGNELLRFHGTTVSCGLGVNGCTSLCSSEKCCVCRIIRNGFSAKREMNNGIGVFTASTSGRAFESIAMEDGGGGGGDETTERKALIVCRVIAGRVHRPVENVEEMGGLLNGFDSLAGKVGLYTNVEELYLLNSRALLPCFVVICKT comes from the exons ATGGAAGGCTcaagaaatgaaaagaagaagaagcaacagcttgagaaagaaaacacaaacacTCAAAAGAACAAGAAGCAGCTACCAAGTGTTTGGTTTTCACTCAAGAAATCTCTCCACTGCAAAACCGACACCTCCGATGTCCACGACCCGAGTtccagaagaaaagagattgcTAATGCTACATTATCCACCAAGAGATCAACTTGTCGGTCAGGTTGTTCAAGATCCATAGCCAATCTCAAAGACGTAATCCACGGAAGCAACCGACATTTCGAAAAGCCAACAACGACGACTTGCTCAAGCCCTCGTTCTATCGGAAGCGGCGAGTTTCTCAACCCCATCACTCACGAGGTCATCATCAGCAACTCCACTTCCGAGCTCAAGATCACCGCCGCCGGAGGAGGCGACGTAGACTCCCCCACCGGAGCAAGGGGGTTCGTGGGGACTCTCAGACCAGGAACCCCGGTGCATTACTCCTCTTCAAACGGGAGCCAAGCGTCGAGAAAGGCTTCGTCGGAGAGAGACAGAGGAGGTGTAGCGTTTAAACAGAGCAGAAGAGATTACGAACAGAGCAGAAGAGACTCCGCCGTTGTCAACGGAGACGATTCCTCTGTTTCTTGCCATAAATGCGGCGAGAAGTTTAGCAAACTCGAGGCCGCAGAAGCTCATCATCTCAGCAAACACGCCG TGACGGAGCTCGTGGAAGGAGATTCGTCAAGAAAGATAGTGGAGATGATATGCAAAACAAGCTGGTTAAAAACAGAGAACCAATGCGGGAGAATCGATCGCATCATGAAAGTTCACAACATGCAAAAGACTCTAGCGAGATTCGAGGAGTACAGAGACACTGTCAAAAACAGAGCAAgcaagctacagaagaaacacCCGAGATGTATCGCCGACGGAAACGAGCTCCTCAGGTTCCACGGAACCACCGTCTCGTGCGGTCTAGGGGTAAACGGGTGCACGAGCCTGTGCTCGTCGGAGAAGTGCTGCGTTTGCCGGATAATAAGAAACGGGTTCTCTGCTAAACGGGAGATGAACAATGGGATCGGGGTTTTCACAGCGTCGACGAGCGGGAGGGCGTTTGAGTCGATCGCGATGGaggacggtggtggtggtggtggcgatgAGACGACGGAGAGGAAGGCGTTGATCGTGTGTAGGGTGATCGCAGGGAGGGTTCATAGGCCGGTGGAGAATGTGGAGGAGATGGGTGGGTTGTTGAATGGGTTTGATTCTTTGGCGGGTAAAGTTGGTTTGTATACTAATGTTGAGGAGCTTTATTTGCTTAACTCTCGAGCTTTGCTTCCTTGTTTTGTGGTTATCTGCAAGACCTGA